In Electrophorus electricus isolate fEleEle1 chromosome 12, fEleEle1.pri, whole genome shotgun sequence, a single window of DNA contains:
- the LOC118242301 gene encoding cholesterol 24-hydroxylase-like — MALYQIVAEWTTYLTFYLLCAVFIAFVGYCLYVRHIHQKYDHIPGPPRDNFLLGHIPTFRREMNSDRVIHDRFLEWTEKYGPVYRINTFHTVSLVVSCPEATKEILMSPKYSKDPLAYKRIFHLFGLRFLGNGLITAVDHDTWYKQRRIMDPAFSSSYLRGLMDTFNERAECLMQHLEVIAEERTIANMHRMVNCVTLDVICKVAFGVDLDLLKHPDSPFPNAIDLCLQGMIQDIRDPFFRHSPWNRKKVREIQEAVKLLRTTGAKWINQRRKAVENAEDVPKDILTKILKTAEELKADGEENHEVMLDNFVTFFIAGQETTASQLSFAIMELGRHPEILKRTKEEVDEVLGTRRDLLYEDLGKLTYLTQVLKETLRLYPPAVGTSRWIHEDTVISGFKIPAGCSILFSSYITSRMEKFFKDPLKFDPERFHPDASKPYFSYYPFSLGPRSCLGQTFSQMEAKVVLTKFLQRFDFSLVPGQSFDIKDTGTLRPRSGVLCTIKHCAKSTF, encoded by the exons TTTTCTCCTTGGCCATATACCAACATTTCGGAGAGAAATGAACTCTGATCGTGTTATACATGACAGATTCCTCGAATG gACTGAAAAATATGGTCCAGTATATAGAATTAACACTTTTCATACTGTGTCATTAGTGGTTAGCTGCCCTGAGGCTACAAAG GAGATTTTAATGTCCCCCAAGTATTCCAAAGATCCTCTTGCCTACAAACGCATATTCCACTTGTTTGGATTAAG GTTCTTAGGAAATGGACTGATTACCGCAGTGGACCACGACACCTGGTACAAGCAGCGCAGAATAATGGATCCTGCCTTCAGCAGTTC TTACCTCCGAGGACTAATGGACACCTTCAACGAGAGGGCTGAGTGTCTGATGCAACATCTGGAGGTAATAGCGGAAGAGCGCACAATTGCCAACATGCATCGGATGGTCAACTGTGTCACGCTGGATGTTATTTGCaag GTGGCCTTCGGGGTTGATTTAGACTTACTGAAACATCCCGACTCCCCGTTCCCGAATGCTATAGACCTTTGTTTGCAGGGCATGATCCAAGATATCAGAGATCCTTTCTTCAGA CATTCCCCCTGGAACAGGAAGAAAGTGCGAGAGATACAAGAAGCTGTCAAACTCCTGCGGACAACAGGAGCCAAATGGATAAACCAGAGGAGAAAAGCTGTAGAAAATGCTGAGGATGTCCCAAAAGACATTCTAACCAAGATCCTTAAAACAGCTG AGGAGCTTAAGGCTGATGGTGAGGAAAACCATGAAGTGATGCTTGACAATTTTGTGACTTTCTTTATTGCAG gtcAAGAAACAACAGCCAGTCAGCTATCCTTTGCCATTATGGAGCTAGGCAGGCACCCAGAGATACTGAAAAG GACTAAGGAGGAGGTGGATGAGGTGCTGGGTACAAGACGTGATCTACTGTATGAGGATCTTGGTAAACTAACCTACTTGACTCAG GTTTTGAAGGAAACCCTACGCCTCTACCCTCCTGCAGTTGGAACATCTCGCTGGATCCATGAGGATACTGTCATCAGTGGATTTAAAATCCCAGCAGGATGTTCCATTCTT TTCAGTTCGTACATCACATCAAGGATGGAGAAATTCTTTAAAGATCCTTTAAAGTTTGATCCAGAAAGATTTCATCCAGATGCCAGCAA GCCATATTTCAGCTACTACCCATTTTCTCTTGGTCCACGCTCCTGTCTTGGGCAGACTTTCTCACAA ATGGAGGCTAAAGTCGTGCTCACCAAGTTTCTTCAGAGATTTGACTTCAGTCTTGTGCCTGGGCAGTCCTTTGATATAAAAGACACAGGAACCCTTCGTCCTCGAAGTGGAGTGTTATGCACTATCAAACACTGTGCTAagagcacattttaa